A genomic window from Canis aureus isolate CA01 chromosome 2, VMU_Caureus_v.1.0, whole genome shotgun sequence includes:
- the F2RL1 gene encoding proteinase-activated receptor 2: MRSVRAARLLGVAVLLAAAVPGSGSVQGTNRTSKGRSLIGKTDSSSQITGKGVTVEQGFSVDDVSSSILTGKLTTVFLPTVYTIVFMVGLPSNGMALWVFLFRTKKKHPAVVYMTNLALADLLSVVWFPLKIAYHIHGNNWVYGEALCKVLIGFFYGNMYCSILFMTCLSVQRYWVIVNPIAHPARKANIALGVSLGIWLLILLVTIPLYVVRQTMHIPALNITTCHDVLPEEVLVGDMFNYFLSLAIGAFLFPACLTASAYVLMIRTLRSPAMDENSGKKRQRAIKLIVTVLAMYLICFTPSNLLLVVHYFMIKTWSQSHVYALYMVALCLSTLNSCIDPFVYYFVSQDFRDHVKHALLCRSVRSVRQMQVSLTSKKFSRKSSSYSSSSTSVKTSY, encoded by the coding sequence GAACCAATAGAACCTCTAAAGGAAGAAGTCTCATTGGTAAGACTGACAGCTCGTCGCAGATCACTGGGAAAGGAGTTACAGTGGAACAAGGCTTTTCTGTGGATGACGTCTCTTCCTCCATCCTCACTGGAAAACTGACTACTGTCTTTCTCCCAACTGTCTACACAATTGTATTTATGGTTGGTTTGCCAAGCAACGGCATGGCTCTGTGGGTCTTTCTCTTCCGGACGAAGAAGAAGCACCCTGCTGTGGTGTACATGACCAACCTGGCCTTGGCAGACCTCCTTTCTGTGGTCTGGTTCCCGCTGAAGATCGCCTACCACATCCATGGCAACAACTGGGTTTATGGGGAAGCCCTTTGCAAGGTACTCATTGGCTTTTTCTATGGCAACATGTACTGCTCCATTCTCTTCATGACCTGCCTCAGTGTGCAACGGTATTGGGTCATCGTGAATCCCATCGCGCACCCCGCGAGGAAGGCAAACATCGCCTTGGGAGTCTCCCTGGGGATATGGCTGCTGATACTGCTGGTTACCATCCCCCTGTATGTCGTGAGGCAGACTATGCACATTCCAGCCCTTAACATCACGACCTGCCATGATGTCTTGCCTGAGGAAGTGTTGGTGGGGGACATGTTCAATTATTTCCTCTCTCTGGCCATCGGAGCCTTCCTATTCCCAGCCTGCCTCACGGCCTCTGCCTATGTGCTGATGATCAGAACACTCCGCTCTCCTGCTATGGATGAAAACTCgggaaagaagaggcagagggccATCAAGCTCATTGTCACCGTCCTGGCCATGTACCTGATCTGCTTTACCCCTAGTAACCTTCTGCTCGTGGTACATTATTTCATGATTAAAACCTGGAGCCAGAGCCACGTCTATGCCCTGTACATGGTGGCTCTCTGCCTGTCCACCCTTAACAGCTGCATTGATCCCTTCGTCTATTACTTTGTTTCACAAGACTTCAGGGACCACGTCAAGCACGCTCTCCTTTGTCGGAGTGTCCGTTCTGTCAGGCAGATGCAAGTATCCCTCACATCAAAGAAATTCTCCAGGAAATCCAGCTCTTATTCTTCAAGCTCAACCAGTGTCAAAACCTCTTACTGA